The following proteins come from a genomic window of Achromobacter sp. AONIH1:
- a CDS encoding SWIM zinc finger domain-containing protein, with the protein MLSDQALADMSGPTVFERGLNYAASGLAETAGDVTLRPGEQAAIEATVHGNLPYAVRLWISADDELDGACTCPHAQDGNFCKHLVALALAWRAALGDAAAISLPHTARKQSSATQKSSVQTERQDALRRFIWEQDASVLAERLWSWAERDRVCMADLKIWASSSKAVDDPKALRAAIDAVLPRRNGYLDWRRSNDYARQGSAVMELLRPWVQRDAATARELCEHALRRLFKVAEQSDDSLGGIGGLIQDLMGLLIETLRTAAPPASWIDRWFKLMDADPWGLWNEPAVLEAAGPEAQARYAERACQDWHKWRQRPRKTTSRRSSSFLTSDDDLERDLLRRRYLEVLARQDDPRALLDAMIESVETAAEYCDVVAFCEARNWHREALQWAQSAARLHPRDARCEDALLRCYERDGWDEEALAIRRQRLEHHPGPMQYMALLRAAKNAKRDPALYRAELFAWAEQREQAKHKHALEQHRHIKFSDPLATPRLDVSVRVQWLVAEKKLDDAWSLTQTPDTQCDAAVLEQLADAMPKQRRADAARLLQRIFEHEMKMASFPYDGPLKRVRQIVACLPPTQASAWVESLRSTYKARRRFIAGLP; encoded by the coding sequence TTGCTGTCCGACCAGGCCCTCGCCGATATGAGCGGCCCCACAGTATTTGAACGCGGGCTGAATTATGCAGCCAGCGGCCTTGCCGAGACGGCAGGCGATGTCACGCTCCGGCCAGGGGAGCAGGCCGCCATAGAGGCAACGGTGCATGGCAACCTGCCCTACGCGGTCCGGCTGTGGATCAGCGCTGACGACGAGCTGGACGGCGCTTGCACCTGCCCGCACGCGCAAGACGGCAATTTCTGCAAGCATCTCGTCGCGCTGGCGCTGGCTTGGCGCGCCGCGCTGGGCGATGCCGCCGCGATCTCGCTTCCACACACGGCCCGCAAGCAGTCTTCCGCGACGCAAAAGTCTTCCGTGCAGACGGAGCGCCAGGATGCCCTGCGCCGCTTCATTTGGGAGCAGGATGCGTCTGTCCTGGCCGAACGCCTGTGGAGCTGGGCCGAACGGGATCGCGTATGCATGGCCGACCTCAAGATCTGGGCCAGTTCCAGCAAGGCCGTCGACGATCCCAAGGCCCTGCGCGCCGCGATCGACGCCGTGCTGCCACGACGCAATGGCTATCTCGACTGGCGCCGGTCCAACGACTATGCCCGACAAGGGAGCGCCGTCATGGAGCTGCTGCGGCCATGGGTCCAGCGCGATGCCGCCACGGCCCGCGAACTGTGCGAGCATGCGCTGCGCCGCCTGTTCAAGGTCGCGGAGCAATCCGACGATTCCCTGGGCGGAATCGGCGGACTCATCCAGGACCTGATGGGCCTGCTCATCGAGACCTTGCGGACGGCCGCGCCGCCCGCCTCCTGGATAGATCGGTGGTTCAAGCTGATGGACGCGGATCCCTGGGGCTTGTGGAATGAACCGGCCGTTCTCGAGGCCGCCGGCCCCGAGGCGCAGGCCCGCTACGCGGAACGCGCCTGCCAGGACTGGCACAAGTGGCGGCAGCGCCCGCGCAAGACCACGTCCCGGCGCTCCTCGTCATTTCTGACCAGCGACGACGATCTCGAACGCGACTTGCTGCGCCGCCGGTATCTGGAGGTACTGGCGCGTCAGGACGACCCGCGCGCGCTACTGGACGCCATGATCGAAAGCGTGGAGACCGCCGCAGAATACTGCGATGTCGTGGCATTTTGCGAGGCCAGGAACTGGCATCGGGAAGCGTTGCAATGGGCGCAGTCAGCCGCCCGGCTCCACCCCCGCGACGCACGTTGCGAGGATGCGTTATTGCGCTGCTATGAACGCGACGGCTGGGATGAGGAAGCGCTGGCCATCCGTCGCCAACGCCTGGAACATCACCCTGGCCCCATGCAATACATGGCGCTACTTCGGGCCGCAAAAAACGCGAAACGAGATCCCGCTCTCTATCGGGCCGAGCTGTTCGCATGGGCGGAACAACGCGAACAGGCGAAACACAAGCATGCGTTGGAACAACATCGGCATATTAAATTCTCGGACCCGCTCGCGACACCACGGCTCGATGTCTCCGTTCGCGTGCAATGGCTCGTGGCGGAAAAGAAACTGGATGACGCCTGGTCCCTGACGCAGACGCCAGACACGCAGTGCGACGCGGCCGTGCTGGAACAACTGGCCGACGCAATGCCCAAGCAACGGCGCGCCGACGCCGCACGCCTGCTTCAACGGATCTTCGAGCACGAGATGAAAATGGCCTCATTCCCCTATGACGGGCCACTGAAGCGAGTGCGCCAAATCGTCGCCTGCCTGCCTCCCACGCAGGCAAGCGCCTGGGTAGAGTCCCTACGCTCGACGTACAAGGCCAGGCGCCGCTTCATCGCGGGACTGCCTTGA
- a CDS encoding mannitol dehydrogenase family protein — translation MLERLNSESLSQLPKDVELPGYDRSRVTPGIVHLGLGAFHRAHQAVVTDMAMAASGDLSWGILGVSLRSPATRDALTPQDGLYTLALRDAGDDGQPTEQLRMVGSVLRIMVAEEDPNAVLERIAYPQTRIVSLTITEKGYSHEPSTGYLRWDDPDILHDLEHPERPRSAIGILTYGLALRRERSLPPLTLLSCDNLHANGDTLCNLVLAFALRLDVTLAAWIDKNCTFPNSMVDRIVPGTLDEDRARISARLGFEDAWPVVGEPYLNWVIEDKFAAGRPAWDLPGGATFVRNAAPYERLKLRMVNAPHSGLAYLGAMLGMRTASEAAQDPALRRYAEDLMRLEIAPTLRGIPESGLEEYRRRFMARVSNPALSQRLQQIAMDGSQKVPQRLLGAIRDRLRRGDDCARLVLAVAAWLHYLRGHDERGDAYVVQDPLADALARLLSRADVAAAAAAPSQAAQRRAVVLAGFKPVFGDLGRKQAFVQALAVQLERLRELGVRGALAELEREQA, via the coding sequence ATGCTTGAACGTTTGAACTCAGAATCCCTGTCGCAGCTGCCCAAGGACGTGGAGCTTCCTGGCTATGACCGCAGCCGGGTCACGCCCGGCATCGTGCATCTGGGGCTGGGCGCGTTTCACCGCGCGCATCAGGCCGTGGTGACCGACATGGCGATGGCCGCCAGCGGCGACCTGAGCTGGGGCATCCTGGGCGTGTCGCTGCGCAGCCCGGCCACGCGCGACGCGCTGACGCCGCAGGACGGGCTGTATACGCTGGCGCTGCGCGATGCCGGGGACGACGGCCAGCCCACGGAGCAGCTTCGGATGGTAGGATCGGTGCTGCGCATCATGGTGGCCGAGGAAGACCCCAACGCGGTGCTCGAACGCATCGCCTATCCGCAGACGCGCATCGTCAGCCTGACCATCACCGAGAAGGGCTACAGCCACGAGCCGTCCACCGGTTACCTGCGCTGGGACGACCCGGACATCCTGCACGACCTGGAGCATCCGGAGCGCCCGCGCAGCGCCATCGGCATCCTGACCTATGGCCTGGCGCTGCGCCGCGAGCGCAGCCTGCCGCCGCTGACGCTGCTGTCCTGCGACAACCTGCACGCCAATGGCGACACGCTGTGCAACCTGGTGCTGGCCTTCGCCTTGCGGCTGGACGTGACGCTGGCCGCCTGGATCGACAAGAACTGCACGTTTCCCAATTCCATGGTCGATCGCATCGTGCCCGGCACGCTGGACGAGGACCGCGCGCGCATCTCCGCCCGGCTGGGGTTCGAGGACGCCTGGCCGGTGGTGGGCGAACCCTATCTGAACTGGGTCATCGAGGACAAGTTCGCGGCCGGCCGCCCGGCCTGGGACCTGCCTGGCGGCGCCACCTTCGTGCGCAACGCCGCGCCCTACGAGAGGCTCAAGCTGCGCATGGTCAATGCGCCGCATTCGGGCCTGGCCTATCTGGGCGCCATGCTGGGCATGCGCACCGCCAGCGAGGCCGCGCAGGATCCGGCGCTGCGCCGCTACGCCGAAGACCTGATGCGGCTGGAAATCGCGCCTACGCTGCGCGGCATTCCCGAATCGGGCCTGGAGGAATACCGCCGCCGCTTCATGGCGCGCGTGTCCAATCCCGCCCTGTCGCAACGCCTGCAGCAGATCGCGATGGACGGCTCGCAGAAAGTGCCGCAGCGTCTGCTGGGCGCGATCCGCGACCGGCTGCGGCGCGGCGATGACTGCGCCCGGCTGGTGCTGGCCGTGGCGGCCTGGCTGCACTATCTGCGCGGCCACGATGAGCGTGGCGACGCTTACGTGGTGCAGGATCCGCTGGCCGACGCGCTGGCCCGGCTGCTGTCCCGCGCCGATGTGGCCGCGGCCGCCGCCGCGCCGTCGCAGGCCGCGCAGCGGCGCGCCGTGGTGCTGGCCGGCTTCAAGCCGGTGTTCGGCGACCTGGGCAGGAAGCAGGCCTTCGTGCAGGCGCTGGCGGTGCAGCTGGAGCGGCTGCGGGAGCTGGGCGTCAGGGGAGCATTGGCGGAACTGGAGCGGGAACAGGCCTGA